The Euphorbia lathyris chromosome 2, ddEupLath1.1, whole genome shotgun sequence genome includes a window with the following:
- the LOC136216983 gene encoding major allergen Pru ar 1-like codes for MGVSSYELEITSSVPAAKLYKALVIDADILFPKIMPQAFNTVEIIQGNGGPGTIKKVTFGQGSNFKYMKDKIEAMDKENLTFSHSVIEGDLLSNVLEKITYDIKFEQSSSTGGCTIRETSKYYYTVDDSEISVDELKAGKEKALGMFKAVEAYILANPHA; via the exons atgggTGTTAGTAGTTATGAACTGGAAATCACATCCTCTGTTCCTGCTGCTAAGCTCTACAAAGCATTGGTTATTGATGCAGACATTCTTTTTCCAAAGATTATGCCTCAAGCCTTCAACACTGTTGAGATTATTCAAGGAAATGGCGGCCCTGGAACCATTAAAAAAGTTACTTTTGGCCAAG GAAGCAATTTCAAATATATGAAGGACAAGATTGAAGCAATGGACAAAGAGAATTTGACTTTTAGCCATAGTGTAATAGAAGGTGATTTATTGAGCAATGTTCTTGAAAAAATAACATATGATATTAAGTTTGAGCAATCATCCTCTACTGGAGGGTGCACCATAAGAGAAACCAGCAAATACTACTACACCGTTGATGATTCAGAGATCAGTGTTGATGAACTTAAGGCTGGCAAGGAAAAAGCTTTGGGCATGTTTAAGGCTGTTGAAGCTTACATTCTAGCAAATCCTCATGCTTga
- the LOC136220044 gene encoding uncharacterized protein — MTVLKRYVLRMFISLKYITANVVDRNNGRIVATASTVEHSIKKTLECGRGCNAKAAAVVGEVLAMRLKVEGLDQGQGRGIHIDVNKEIEKKGFKSRTKIWAMVNGLKDNGVKVILDNNDCTTSNRTTFP; from the coding sequence ATGACAGTATTGAAAAGGTATGTGTTGAGGATGTTTATATCATTGAAGTACATTACAGCAAATGTGGTTGACCGAAACAATGGGAGAATTGTGGCAACTGCATCAACAGTTGAACATTCAATAAAGAAAACACTTGAGTGTGGCCGGGGTTGCAATGCCAAGGCAGCAGCAGTTGTAGGCGAGGTGTTGGCTATGCGACTAAAGGTGGAAGGTCTCGATCAAGGACAGGGACGAGGAATTCATATCGATGTGAACAAAGAGATTGAGAAAAAAGGGTTCAAAAGCCGCACCAAGATCTGGGCTATGGTTAATGGCCTTAAAGACAATGGTGTTAAAGTTATCTTGGACAATAACGATTGTACAACGTCTAATAGAACAACTTTTCCATGA